Proteins from a genomic interval of Synechococcus sp. A15-28:
- the rpmI gene encoding 50S ribosomal protein L35 produces MPKLKTRKAAAKRFKATGTGKFTRRRAFRNHLLDHKTPKQKRHLATKAVVHETDELRVVRMLPYS; encoded by the coding sequence ATGCCCAAGCTGAAGACCCGCAAAGCTGCCGCCAAGCGGTTCAAGGCAACAGGCACCGGCAAATTCACCCGTCGCCGTGCGTTCCGCAACCATCTGCTGGACCACAAGACCCCCAAGCAGAAGCGTCACCTCGCCACCAAGGCAGTGGTTCACGAGACCGACGAGCTGCGCGTGGTGCGCATGCTTCCTTACTCCTGA
- a CDS encoding tetratricopeptide repeat protein yields the protein MNLLPQTYLLGLVGLLAIAAVVVARQLLRVRRDETRLQQLEQSGTAKSRQAADLYELGSVQLRKRLFPQATATLKQALKRLGDEPDEARAVIENALGFALAAQKDYEGASKHYKLALKAKPDYPVALNNLGYAQDKLLNTEEALKLYRQTLAIEPNNSTAKRAVKKLEKRV from the coding sequence GTGAATCTGCTGCCCCAGACCTACCTGCTGGGCCTGGTGGGCCTCCTGGCCATCGCTGCTGTCGTGGTAGCTCGCCAACTCTTGCGCGTTCGTCGCGACGAAACACGGCTGCAGCAGCTGGAACAATCCGGCACGGCCAAATCCCGCCAGGCCGCGGATCTCTATGAACTCGGCTCCGTACAGCTGCGCAAGCGGTTGTTCCCCCAGGCCACCGCAACGCTCAAGCAGGCCCTGAAGCGTCTGGGGGATGAGCCGGACGAGGCACGGGCTGTGATCGAAAACGCCCTCGGTTTTGCACTGGCTGCCCAGAAGGATTACGAGGGTGCCAGCAAGCATTACAAGCTCGCTTTGAAAGCGAAGCCGGATTACCCCGTCGCCCTGAACAACCTGGGATACGCCCAGGACAAACTGCTCAACACCGAAGAAGCTTTGAAGCTCTATCGGCAGACATTGGCCATCGAACCCAACAATTCAACGGCCAAACGAGCCGTCAAGAAGCTGGAAAAAAGAGTCTGA
- the rplT gene encoding 50S ribosomal protein L20: MARVKRGNVARKRRNKILRLARGFRGGNGTQFRTANQRVMKALCNAYRDRRRRKRDFRRLWIARINAAARINGVSYSRLMGGLKKADVRLNRKMLAQLAVVDPGSFSNVVSTAKG; encoded by the coding sequence ATGGCTCGCGTCAAGAGAGGCAACGTCGCCCGTAAGCGCCGCAACAAAATCCTGCGGCTGGCCCGTGGCTTCCGCGGTGGCAATGGCACTCAGTTCCGCACCGCCAACCAGCGGGTGATGAAGGCGTTGTGCAACGCCTATCGCGACCGTCGTCGTCGCAAGCGCGATTTCCGTCGCCTCTGGATTGCCCGCATCAACGCCGCAGCCCGCATCAACGGTGTGAGCTACAGCCGTCTGATGGGTGGCCTCAAGAAGGCCGATGTTCGCCTGAATCGCAAGATGCTGGCCCAGCTCGCTGTGGTGGATCCCGGCAGCTTCAGCAACGTGGTCTCCACCGCCAAAGGCTGA